Genomic segment of Panicum virgatum strain AP13 chromosome 9N, P.virgatum_v5, whole genome shotgun sequence:
TTCGCCTGCGTGCTGTCACCAACGAGGTCGGCTTGCTTCCTCAAATCTTCATTTGCCGGCAACGGAGCACTATCCGATTTGGAATGTGCGTGGTTGCTGACCATGCGACTGTGGTGTGTGGCCCAGGGAGCTGGCGATTCAGATTGCGGAGCAGTTTGAGGCGCTCGGATCAGCAATTGGTTTGCGATGCGTAGTGGTGAGTGTTATTGCTGCCAGCGAGTGTGTTCTTTTTTTTGAGTTTCCAGTTGTCTGAGTGTGGCAAATTGCGTGTGCTGCACATTGATACACTTAAAATGCTTCATCAATGTTAGAGCATTCCTATCTGATGAAGTATGCTTCTGACTTGTGTGACACAACAAATGCTCTATATGTTGGGGTGAAACACGGTGAACCAGTGCTATCAGCAGACGTTCTAAATATTGCCGCTCAAGTTCGATGCTATTTCTGTATATTGCTATCCGGGCCAATTTTGCTACCAATTTATTATTCTTTGTTGACCACCTTATTTCTCTGTCTGATGTCTATAATCGTAACTTCTTTCTTCTCAGGATTCTTTGAACATGTCACGTGCTTATATTATTAAATTAGATGCATTCAGATACCCCCTGCAGATATTGTATCTCTTATGCCTGTTATGTGGGCTTGTGGATATTTTGGTTTCTACtgacattttatttttttcaccaGCTTGTTGGTGGAGTGGATCGGATGCAGCAGGTGTTAGCCATTGGAAAACGTCCTCATATTGTGGTTAGTGTTGTAGATTCCATGattttctctaccttcttcCAAGCTAAAGACCTAAAGTTTGTTTGCCCCATTTTTataaaaagggcgtacccagtgccgtagacttcccgcactgtgcgaggtctggggaagggttgtttttaagccccaagccttacccacacaaatgtgcagaggctggggctcgaacccgggaccttccggttacagacggtaggctctactgctgcaccaggcccgcccttcgTTTGCCCCATTTTTAtagcaaaaaatatttttttactcaGTATGTTTCCAACATGTATTACGTTGAAACTTATACATTAAATGACTTCTGAAAAGCCACCACAATGGCATCGGCATCCTTATGAAATCCCGTTTCTCCCGCTGGATTTAGCTCTTGGAGCTTTTAGTATGCCTTATAAACCAGTAGCAACAAACATATAAGCTTTGATTCTCTTTGGCTCCTCCACACTTCCATGACATCAAAAGTTCTGTCACTGAATATTCTGTGAAGTCAATTCGATTTTGCATATTGTTTGTCTTCATGTGAACTAATGTACTTCTCATAATATTTCCTACAAAACTTAGGTTGGAACTCCTGGGCGTCTTTTGGACCATTTGGCAGATACAAAAGGTTTTAGCCTTAAGAAAATCAAGTATTTGGTATGTATGCTGTTTTATTATTATTAAACACATTGTATTAGTTGTGTTAGTGATTTACACTAACATCTACTGTGGGCAGAAACAAATACTTATTCTATCTACCTGATAAACTGCATCTCCCAAGCTTTTGTAACCATCTAGCTGAATAATATCTATTTACCTTTTGACTTGCTGAAGTTGCTGGAACCTACTTTTTCTATGTAAGCAATCCCATATTGTATGTTGGTAATTCTTGCTGGATACGTTGAAAAAAAATGTCAGAACATGTCATCTTACTTAATTCgttccaaatttcatatccATGATTTGTCCAAGTTATTGGCTCATATTTTATTATAGCATGAACTTCATCCTGGTTCAGTTAATTCTGTACCTTGCCTGTCAACTAAAACTGGATCAGTCTGAACTAAAGTTTTATTTTAGACATGAAGATCCTTATATATTGGAGCGTATATCTTAATTTATAAACTGTGAATTGTTGCAGGCCTGAAATTGTTTTGACATTAGATCTATCCTTTGTATTGCTAGGTATTGGATGAAGCTGATAAATTACTTAATGTGGAGTTCGAGAAAGCCCTTGATGACATTCTAAAAGAGATACCTAAAGACAGGAGAACTTTCCTGTTTTCAGCGACCATGACCAAAAAGGTTTGTGGATAGTGTTGTACTTGGTTTGTTTATGTGATGAAACTACTTAATTTACAAGACTTTTTAATAAAACAACAGAAAGCAAGTCTTGATAGTATTAAATTCTTGATACGGCCATGTTCACTGCTTCTGTTGGTAATCACAATCGTATGATACCACTTTAAAATGCCTGAGAAGATAAAAGAGTGATGATCTCTCATATCTATCCTGCCAAATGTCACTAagcctttattttcttttatcttgTGTGATTATCTTTTTCCTAGCGTGATTTTTTGGTACAATCAGTTGGCATAATCGTGGACTAATTTTATAAACTgtgtttttgaaattttgttcgACTAAATGAAATTTCCTTTCCAACAACTTAGGTAAATAAACTGCAACGGGCTTGTCTCAGGAATCCTGCTAAGGTGACATTCTATCTTTGCCCCTCGAAGCATTTAAAAAGCAAGAAGCTGTCCACATTTTCCTCTGCTTTCttattaacttttttttttctttggggaACAGGTTGAAGCAGCCTCAAAATATTCTACAGTAGATTCACTTAAACAAGAGTTCTATTTCGTTCCTGCAGATTACAAGGTCGGTTTATCTGGCCCCACATCTATGTGTTGCTGCTACTGCTGATGTCTGCTGTATAAATGATTTTCTTGAGTTCAAGTGATTTATACCCATGCCCTCAATCTTTTGTGTTGCCATGGACTACTGTAAATAATATGTTTAATTATGTTGGAATCATATCAATTTGCGATGTTTGAGTACTTAAAAAGTAGTGTCTTCTTTTTGTTTAGTTTCTTGGCCATTGTTGTATTTTTTCTGTATAGATTTCTGAAAACCTATTATGTAGATCTATATTGTTCAACTTCACAGCAGAGTATCTATTCCCATCATTTGTCTCTGATCTACCTCTTGTATGTGATTTTCAGGATTGTTATCTTCTTCATGTTCTGAATGAGAGGCGAGAGAGCATGATCATGATCTTTGTGCGCACCTGTGAATCTACTAGGCTCCTTGCTCTCATGCTAAGGAATCTTGGTTTGAAAGCTATGTCTATCAGTGGCCAAATGAGTCAGGTTTACTTTCTTTCACTTAAATGTCACACACAGACAATTAGATGATTATTTCATTTAGTTGGTTAATCCTCTGTGAGGTGTGACATGTCTTCTTTATTTCTTCCCTTTACCCTCTAACTTTTTTGTTCTATTTTTCTTTGCCAGGATAAGAGGTTGGGTGCTTTAAACAGGTTCAAAGCGAAAGATTGCAATATCCTTATTTGCACTGATGTGGCAAGTCGTGGTCTTGACATTCAAGGAGTCGATATGGTCATCAACTATGATATTCCAATGAATTCTAAGGTCTCATCCGTTCGTTTCAGTACTTGCCTCAAATGTAGTGATTTTATTTCAACAGCTTACAATGTTTACATTTGGATATGCTATGATTACACATCTTTTGTTGCTCCACATATAGGATTATGTTCATCGGGTGGGTAGGACTGCACGTGCAGGGAGATCAGGATATGCTGTATCTTTAGTGAATCAGTATGAAGCCCAATGGTTTGTGCTGATTGAGCAGCTACTTGGTAATAGCAGTTTTCCTTCCTGCACCCTCTTTACTTTTTGTTTGCCGATTTGCATGCATAACTGGAGATGGTACCTTTCCAAAGCCTGGCTCTTATTGACTATGTTTTGCAGGCAAGAAAATTGACCAGTGTAAGGTGGACCCAGATGAAATCATGATACTTAAAGAGCCCATATCAGATGCAAAGAGAATAGCTCTAACGGTATCTCCTCCTACACCAATATCGATTCTCAGTGTGATTATTGCGCCATTCTTGCTGCTAGCAAATCTGTTCAAAAGGATGGCTACCTGGCTCCTACGTTTTCTGTTACAGTCTATGACAACTGGCTCACAGAATCGTAATTGTTTATCCATGTAGAAAATGAAGGATTCCGGTGGCCGCAAGAAGAGGAGAAAGGTGGGAGATGAAGACGACGAGGTAGAAGACCATGCTCACTCTAAAAGATCGAAACCCTTCAAGAAATCTAACAGACGATGAAAGCTATGGAGTTTGTCTTGCTGAGGTAGAATCCATGTGTACAGCTCCTCGAATGTTAGTCCATTTTCATATTTTGTGCCATTGTTTCAGTGCCAACCCTGCAAGTCGCCCAATTTTGTCGTCAAACCATTTTATGCAAGACAAGAAAACTGGTTATATTTATTCATTGGTGAACTTTGGCTGTTGGACATACTGCTGCCAGTATCGTGCCCCAAGGCGTTGGTAGCTCCGCTAAGGCCAGTCTCATCCTATGAAATTTCTCCTTTCTCCTCGTAAATGAATGACAGCTATGTTAGCAAATTTGCTGATGTAGTataatatttaatatttatTATACTACTATAATACTTCCATTGAGATAGTGGCGTAAGCTTACATTTGTTGCCCGCGAATTATTTTCTGCACCCCGCGTTCTGCATCGGCCTCCGCATCGATGCGCTTTGCTGCATCCAAAAGGCAACAACGGTGTCATTTGACCAGTACGGCTTTCAAGTTCGAATATCAAATTAGCAATTTACCATGGTCCAAGAAAACTTAAAAAGTGTGTCCCTAACTATTAGTTTAAGTTTTTCAAAAACTTATTACTTAAGCCGAAAATAAGAGAATTTAGGGGAGACTCTGAATAGATATAAGAAACATTATAATCCTGCTCTTGGATAGATGTTGTGCCCAGAGGTTTAAGCTGGCCCCAAAAATTGTGTTATCGTGTTGGCAGCGAGTTGGAGGACGGCTTCATGTCGTCGTCGTGATCCTGTGCCTAGCTCATAAGGTTGTGCTCTCGTCGCATCCGGTTGATGATTTTGACCATGCAACTAACCGATGAGGAGCACACTTGTCGCACCCTGCCTTATTATTAGTATATGATAGATTTCCTGATCTAGTAGGTGGAAAGAAACCGCATTACAtgcagggttaaaaaaaccggtgggaaccggtccgggccggtttgaccggttccggtttcggccaGTACCCaatcggcccaaattcaaaattcaaatttgaattcaaaaaatgaaaatttcctaaaaatacttcaaggtgcgacgaatataatggtgtcaaattttttcaaaaattcgttcatttagtatagtttgcggggatttgaagttaaatcaaaaaagaaaaagaaaaaaatgggctggcccattaaggcccaccgcatatggcgaccggtaaaccggtcgttataccggtcggaaccgattACACATGTGATTTTTAATTtggttttgaattcaaccggtttccaccggttttcggtcaaaccggtctggtaAACCGCTACCAGAGGGCggtggtttgaccggaccggtcgggaaAAAAAACCCCTGATTACATGATGACCATCCACTTCGCGACGATATGATTCCTCCATAATTTCTTGTTGGACCTTTGCTTTCACCACCCTACCTCTGGTGATGCTCCCTTGTTCCCTACTGTGATAACAATGGAGCAGCGGAATATTCAAAACAGCAAGCTAATCTATCACAAACATTTCACCGAACACTTTGTGTGCAGGAACTAAAACAGCACATAGCATCAAATCTTGCAAGCACAAACTGTCAAATGCATCAACCAACAAAATACTTGCAGCAATAGCTCACTAGAATATCAATCCCATCATCACAAATCAACATACCAAAGAACACATGCTTCTCATGCTAACTTATACATACAAGCAACCACTTGAGGGTATGGATCAATAGCAAGCAAGATGGTGACTTAACCAACACAAATAGCAAGAAAAAATACCGAATCAAGAGTGGACAACCAGATTTACGTGGAAACCCCTTGCGGGGAAAAACCACGTGCGATGGCGAGGCAAATCACTATGAGATGAAACAATACAAGAGGTGGGAGCCAACAAGGATGGGGAGGCTCCAAATCCCTCATGGATTTCACTTCCTATTGAATGGATTTGGTGGGTCTaaacctctcctctcttctcccccaactctctaaccctaactctCAAGAATAGAATGAGAACCACCCTGTTCAGTTCGCAGCCAGGGAAGGGGCTTAGTGGCAGCTTTGCAAAAAGGCCCTCGGAGCTCAAAACAATTGCAAACAGCCCCAATATTAGTATACAACATATGTAGACTTTGTTTTCCTTAACAAATGAGCTAATGGGCTTCCAAATTGGTGAAATTAGGAGCTGCACATCACACCTACTCTTTCCGTCTGAATTGTAaattatttcaatttttttgaagagtcaaatatttcaaatttaaccaaatttatacaagaAAATACTAACatttataatatcaaataactATCATGAGATTCTTAATTTTAAATATAGtttcatagtatatctatttggtgctacaaatttttttctgtaattttggtcaaacataaaaataGTTTCACCCTCCAAGAAAGTTGGATTTTTTCTGTAATTTTGGTTAAAACGGACGGAACCTGCGTTGCTGCAAAAGCTGTCGACGGACTACGCATGATGGAGTCTCGTTTTTAGAAGGGCTTGTTGGGACCACCTGCTCTGGCACTAGTAGTAGCAGAACCTGAATGATGTACCTCAACCTCAGGTATGCTGTCAGAGTTCGCCGGAGGGAGTACGTGTGAGAAACAGGGGGTCGGGGACTTGGCTcccggcggcagccggcaggagATGCAAATGGACAGTGCGTCCTTTTATTTATCTGCGATGCGCAGGAGATTTGACAAAACTGAACACGAGACGCGAGCCAGCCACTAATAATTGCTGCTGTCGCCTGTCGGTTTGCGTAAGAACGAAGATGCTCAGGATTATTATTAGGAGAAGCACCGCACGCAGCTACTGGATGAGTGACCATCTGTCCGTCTAGCTCGTTGCTGCTCCAATTCAATTCAACcagaatgaatgaatgaatggatGAGTATTTTTACCAATGCAATACCAGGAGATATGAACAACTTGTGTCCTTGGTTGCTTTGGTCCTACTCCTCGCGTTCTAGAACAACCAAGTTCG
This window contains:
- the LOC120691237 gene encoding DEAD-box ATP-dependent RNA helicase 10-like, encoding MAKEDLAAEAGEKQEPAPRLASSFAELGICKELVEACDLMGWKEPTRIQAEATPHALQGKDLIALAQTGSGKTGAFALPIIQDLLENRDVQQSFFACVLSPTRELAIQIAEQFEALGSAIGLRCVVLVGGVDRMQQVLAIGKRPHIVVGTPGRLLDHLADTKGFSLKKIKYLVLDEADKLLNVEFEKALDDILKEIPKDRRTFLFSATMTKKVNKLQRACLRNPAKVEAASKYSTVDSLKQEFYFVPADYKDCYLLHVLNERRESMIMIFVRTCESTRLLALMLRNLGLKAMSISGQMSQDKRLGALNRFKAKDCNILICTDVASRGLDIQGVDMVINYDIPMNSKDYVHRVGRTARAGRSGYAVSLVNQYEAQWFVLIEQLLGKKIDQCKVDPDEIMILKEPISDAKRIALTKMKDSGGRKKRRKVGDEDDEVEDHAHSKRSKPFKKSNRR